The Drosophila teissieri strain GT53w chromosome X, Prin_Dtei_1.1, whole genome shotgun sequence genome has a segment encoding these proteins:
- the LOC122623367 gene encoding protein HIRA homolog, with product MRLLKPAWVHHDDKQIFSVDIHQDCTKFATGGQGSDCGRVVIWNLLPVLSDKAECDADVPKMLCQMDQHLACVNCVRWSQNGQNLASGSDDKLIMIWRKSAGSSGVFGTGGMQKNHESWKCFYTLRGHDGDVLDLAWSPNDVYLASCSIDNTVIIWDAQAFPHSVATLKGHTGLVKGVSWDPLGRFLASQSDDRSIKIWNTMDWNLSHTITEPFEECGGTTHILRLSWSPDGQYLVSAHAMNGGGPTAQIIEREGWKCDKDFVGHRKAVTCVRFHNSILRRQDNDGSPSKPLQYCCLAVGSRDRSLSVWMTALQRPMIVIHELFNDSILDLSWGPKECLLMACSGDGSIACLKFTEEELGKAISEDEKNAIIRKMYGQNYVNGLGKHAPLLEHPQRLLLPQGDKPTKFPINNNSEANQRPISKQTETRTKDGKRRITPMFIPLHEDGPTSLSMNIVSSSGSATTALTSCSAAAGAVSSAAPTESAATPLTPLEPLVSKSDLGRLDSRLKTQPASQRRQSVPFDPGQTNELPRSPRLEEHQSSTSGPSNLNVTATGKSEFVKAALDYRLHVSNGHLKTQHGMLAKVTASDSKEMLWEFYVGSPLVNLNLCGKYAMLCSLDGSMRLISMETGCPVFPAISLTSSAVHCAFSPDNSLVGVLTECGLLRIWDIAKKVISLAAGCMELLNKHGTAAQFSVTNQGMPLIGFPSGNSYSYSTSLQSWLVLATKDAIMYHGIKGTLPRDMDQMQQKFPLLSMQASSQNYFSFTGSMELRHSESWQQSAKIRFIENQIKLCEALQSLDELQHWHKMLTFQLATHGSEKRMRVFLDDLLSMPEPGLSQFVPKLELMQCVLDTLKPHSEWNRLHSEYAELLRECKSERQKDIFATPAPPQPKAASSAGSSPRSGAIGDEATGEEVTEKDGATAVSAAGGSGSPAAVTTGTSTTTTTRTSSSLSSSGSSSSTSGSGSSSSSSSSSSLSVPQPAPSLSPEIQTLDSPTVCIDDELLSASSSLPPLDTSPVEVSPASTSGGAASTSPAASVAGSAPVSSSKAAETDQT from the exons ATGCGGCTCCTTAAGCCGGCTTGGGTGCATCACGATG ACAAACAGATATTCTCGGTGGATATCCATCAGGATTGCACGAAATTCGCAACTGGTGGCCAGGGCAGCGATTGCGGACGAGTGGTCATCTGGAATCTGCTGCCGGTGCTCTCCGACAAGGCGGAATGCGATGCGGACGTACCGAAGATGTTGTGCCAAATGGACCAGCATTTGGCCTGTGTCAACTGCGTGCGCTGGTCGCAGAATGGTCAAAATCTGGCCTCGGGATCCGACGATAAGCTCATTATGATCTGGCGCAAGTCTGCCGGTTCGAGTGGCGTTTTCGGTACCGGCGGCATGCAAAAGAATCACGAATCGTGGAAATGCTTCTACACACTGCGCGGTCATGATGGCGATGTTCTCGATTTGGCCTGGTCACCCAACGATGTCTATTTGGCCAGCTGCAGCATTGACAACACGGTGATCATCTGGGATGCCCAGGCATTTCCGCATTCGGTGGCCACCCTGAAAGGACACACGGGTCTGGTGAAGGGCGTCTCCTGGGATCCGTTGGGTCGCTTTTTGGCCTCACAATCGGATGACCGGAGCATCAAGATCTGGAACACCATGGACTGGAATCTGTCGCACACGATAACCGAACCGTTCGAGGAGTGCGGCGGTACAACGCATATCTTGAGACTGTCCTGGTCACCGGATGGCCAATATCTGGTGTCCGCACATGCCATGAATGGCGGCGGACCCACCGCCCAGATTATTGAGCGTGAGGGCTGGAAGTGCGATAAGGATTTCGTGGGTCATCGCAAGGCGGTAACTTGCGTTAGGTTTCACAATTCCATACTGAGGCGCCAGGATAACGATGGCAGTCCCAGCAAACCCTTGCAATACTGCTGCCTGGCTGTGGGCTCGCGCGATCGTTCGCTATCCGTTTGGATGACCGCCCTGCAGCGACCCATGATTGTCATCCATGAACTGTTCAACGATAGCATTCTCGACTTGTCGTGGGGCCCCAAGGAATGCCTGCTGATGGCCTGCAGTGGCGATGGCAGCATAGCCTGCCTAAAGTTCACCGAAGAGGAACTTGGCAAGGCCATTTCCGAGGATGAAAAGAATGCCATTATACGCAAGATGTATGGCCAGAACTATGTCAATGGTCTGGGCAAGCATGCACCGCTCCTGGAGCATCCGCAGAGATTGCTGCTGCCTCAGGGCGACAAGCCCACTAAATTCCCAATCAATAACAATAGTGAGGCCAACCAGCGACCCATAAGCAAGCAAACGGAAACGAGGACAAAGGATGGCAAACGCAGAATCACTCCCATGTTTATACCTCTCCACGAAGACGGACCCACATCGCTGAGCATGAATATAGTGTCTAGCAGTGGATCGGCCACAACAGCTTTAACTTCTTGCTCGGCGGCGGCCGGAGCGGTCTCGTCTGCTGCGCCAACGGAGagcgctgccacgcccctgacGCCACTGGAGCCATTGGTTAGTAAATCGGATCTGGGCCGCCTGGATTCCAGATTGAAAACCCAACCCGCCAGCCAGCGCCGTCAATCAGTGCCCTTTGATCCCGGCCAGACCAATGAGTTGCCACGATCTCCACGACTTGAGGAGCACCAAAGTAGCACCAGTGGCCCCAGCAATCTCAATGTCACGGCCACCGGAAAGAGTGAGTTCGTGAAGGCCGCTCTGGACTATCGTCTGCATGTCTCCAATGGTCACCTAAAGACACAACACGGTATGCTGGCCAAGGTGACCGCATCGGATTCGAAGGAAATGCTTTGGGAATTCTACGTTGGATCTCCGCTGGTCAATCTGAATCTGTGTGGAAAGTACGCCATGCTGTGCTCTCTGGATGGGAGCATGCGACTAATTTCCATGGAGACGGGCTGTCCAGTCTTTCCCGCCATCTCGCTGACCAGTTCCGCAGTGCATTGCGCCTTT AGTCCGGACAACAGTTTGGTGGGTGTGCTGACCGAGTGCGGATTGCTGCGGATATGGGATATCGCCAAGAAGGTCATCAGCCTGGCGGCCGGCTGCATGGAGCTGCTCAACAAGCATGGCACAGCCGCGCAGTTCTCGGTTACGAATCAGGGAATGCCCTTGATTGGTTTCCCCAGTGGCAACTCGTACTCCTACTCGACGAGCCTGCAATCGTGGCTGGTGCTGGCCACCAAGGATGCGATCATGTACCATGGAATTAAGGGCACACTGCCCAGGGACATGGACCAAATGCAGCAGAAGTTTCCGCTCCTCAGCATGCAGGCCAGCAGTCAGAATTACTTTAGTTTCACTGGTAGCATGGAATT GAGGCATTCGGAGAGCTGGCAGCAGAGCGCAAAAATCAGGTTCATCGAAAACCAGATCAAGCTGTGCGAGGCCCTCCAGTCGCTGGATGAACTGCAGCACTGGCACAAGATGCTCACGTTCCAGCTGGCCACCCACGGCTCCGAGAAGCGGATGCGTGTGTTCCTGGACGATCTGCTCAGCATGCCGGAGCCGGGATTATCACAG TTCGTGCCAAAGTTGGAGTTAATGCAGTGCGTTCTGGATACGCTGAAGCCGCATTCCGAATGGAATCGCCTGCACTCGGAGTACGCGGAGCTGCTAAGGGAGTGCAAGTCGGAGAGGCAAAAGGATATCTTTGCCACACCCGCTCCGCCACAGCCGAAAGCGGCCTCTTCAGCGGGTTCATCTCCCAGGTCAGGGGCCATCGGAGATGAGGCAACCGGGGAGGAGGTCACAGAAAAAGATGGTGCAACAGCAGTATCTGCTGCTGGAGGATCGGGATCACCAGCGGCTGTGACAACCGGCACAAGCACTACAACGACCACCAGAACCAGCAGCTCCCTTTCTTCATCAGGTTCGTCATCCTCAACCTCCGGATCCGGATCGTCCTCATCTTCATCATCCTCGTCATCGCTGTCTGTGCCACAGCCGGCACCTAGTCTCTCGCCAGAGATTCAAACTCTAGACTCGCCCACCGTCTGCATAGATGATGAGCTCTTGTCGGCCTCATCTTCACTACCTCCGTTGGACACCTCTCCCGTGGAAGTTTCGCCAGCGTCCACGTCCGGTGGGGCTGCTTCCACATCTCCTGCCGCCTCCGTGGCGGGGTCTGCTCCAGTGTCCAGTTCCAAAGCCGCTGAAACAGACCAGACATGA
- the LOC122623883 gene encoding negative elongation factor B — MIMSTPAKNNNGTGLEDVNIPGQAYLREALTSCTDPLKAIESFQLENGVLLPSLRPMLPLLDLHGVRRLDFHTSLMEELRDKLIAHINEMGQKEPRERDKKLKELLVKSFPVVRVKSLRPVVMAILRNTQHIDDKYLKILVRDRELYADTDTEVKRQIWRDNQSLFGDEVSPLLSQYIREKEHILFDHTNLNNLFFQPTPKVRRQGEVVQKLANMIGTSVKLYDMVLQFLRTLFLRTRNVHYCTLRAELLMALHDLEVQEIISIDPCHKFTWCLDACIREKNVDIKRSRELQGFLDNIKRGQEQVLGDLSMTLCDPYAINFLATSAIKILHHLINNEGMPRDNQILILLLRMLALGLSAWVMIDSQDFKEPKLDCQVVTKFLPALMSLMVDDQCRSLHAKLPPDERESALTTIEHSGPAPDAVEAYIQESSVASILAMYYTLHTARLKDRVGVLRVLAILSACKDDRAYEDPFLHSLIALLIPMSEEFATEDFCTTLFDEFIFAGLTRENVTSRHMLKLLWYVHNKLPAGRLATLMKAMQPTTAHNEHIHKLYETLQERIGTGAAETPVIEAPPIEFDSPLKSVPTPGPHYNVQ; from the exons ATGATAATGAGCACGCCGGCGAAAAATAACAATGGAACTGGACTGGAGGACGTGAATATACCGGGTCAGGCCTACCTGCGCGAGGCCCTGACCTCCTGTACTGACCCCTTGAAGGCCATCGAGAGTTTCCAG CTTGAGAATGGTGTACTGTTGCCTTCATTGCGCCCCATGTTGCCTTTACTCGATTTGCACGGTGTGCGCCGACTGGACTTCCATACCTCGCTGATGGAGGAGCTGCGTGACAAGCTGATAGCTCACATCAACGAGATGGGCCAAAAGGAGCCCCGGGAGCGGGACAAGAAGCTGAAGGAGCTGCTCGTTAAGAGCTTCCCCGTTGTTCGGGTCAAATCACTGCGTCCCGTGGTCATGGCCATACTAAGGAATACCCAGCACATCGATGACAAGTACCTCAAAATCCTCGTGAGGGATCGTGAACTGTATGCGGACACGGATACGGAAGTTAAGCGGCAGATATGGCGTGATAATCAATCGCTATTTGGTGACGAGGTGTCACCTCTACTCTCACAATATATTCGCGAGAAGGAGCACATCCTGTTCGATCACACCAACCTGAATAATCTGTTCTTCCAGCCAACGCCCAAGGTGCGAAGGCAGGGTGAAGTGGTCCAAAAGCTGGCCAACATGATTGGCACAAGTGTCAAGCTGTACGATATGGTGCTGCAGTTCCTGCGCACTCTATTCCTGCGCACCCGCAATGTCCACTATTGCACACTGCGTGCAGAGCTACTGATGGCCTTACACGATCTCGAGGTGCAGGAGATCATCTCGATAGATCCCTGTCACAAGTTCACCTGGTGCTTGGACGCCTGCATAAGGGAGAAGAATGTGGACATTAAACGTTCGCGCGAGCTCCAGGGATTTCTTGACAACATTAAGCGTGGGCAGGAGCAGGTTCTGGGTGATCTGTCCATGACTTTGTGCGATCCGTATGCCATCAACTTCCTGGCCACGTCGGCCATCAAGATATTGCATCACTTGATCAACAACGAGGGTATGCCGCGTGACAATCAGATACTCATCCTGCTGCTGAGGATGTTGGCCTTGGGTTTAAGTGCCTGGGTGATGATCGATTCGCAGGACTTTAAGGAGCCCAAACTGGACTGCCAGGTGGTCACCAAGTTTTTGCCCGCCCTCATGTCGCTAATGGTAGACGACCAGTGCCGCAGTTTGCACGCCAAACTACCGCCGGACGAGCGTGAGTCTGCGCTGACCACCATTGAGCATTCGGGTCCAGCGCCGGATGCCGTAGAGGCGTACATTCAAGAGAGTTCCGTGGCCAGCATATTGGCCATGTACTATACGCTGCACACGGCACGCCTGAAGGATCGCGTTGGCGTACTGCGCGTTCTGGCTATTCTGTCCGCCTGTAAGGACGACCGGGCGTACGAGGATCCCTTCCTGCATTCTCTG ATTGCCCTACTCATCCCCATGAGCGAGGAGTTTGCCACGGAGGACTTTTGCACCACGCTGTTCGACGAGTTCATCTTTGCCGGTCTGACGCGCGAGAATGTGACCTCGCGTCACATGCTGAAACTGCTGTGGTATGTGCACAATAAGCTGCCCGCCGGTCGTTTGGCCACATTGATGAAGGCCATGCAGCCGACGACGGCCCACAACGAGCACATCCACAAGTTGTACGAAACCCTGCAGGAGAGGATCGGAACCGGGGCGGCGGAGACGCCGGTTATTGAGGCGCCACCCATTGAGTTCGATTCGCCGCTGAAGAGCGTGCCCACGCCAGGACCGCACTATAATGTCCAATAG
- the LOC122624388 gene encoding lateral signaling target protein 2 homolog, which yields MSSSTSERKRYHKDNAPTDDILTLINLVRQNPALYNYKLQPNQRRRSDVLNGWQEVAQQIGNKYTVQEVRRKWKNLRDTFHQYRLRTPKYIEGRLSKWRYAKELDFLSTVYQPKLKSHRNTQSNYETSGGGGGGGGVGGANSTSLPIGAMLHLKQHVDDDDDEVVDDDGQSDHDTATLSSHHGASQITLVSDEAETFILTAYEEGVSDDTVSQHHHHHHHGHHQQQHHHQPHHHHHHHHQSQHDGSISSIELSQIAHDDDVVDDVDDDDDVVDHDGQMDIVKHELDEDGATGAEVDYEEVCLYEEASGAHVDCEMGVGDAVDGGSDVTHGKGFHYIDAHEFCISDIESQTVRSSQHQFTTSGGSGNASNSVLAGGTVVADGKLKNLTLVTTTSTAAGGGGSTNRHDSSVSTQQISLVDVTEATSTSVTISSTPAISLNAATVTTTPAAALCNTTSFTSTPTATILQLPSLSCGSGQPLAVSAAASSSNNLIKEEELHQQQQVAKALAKRDELDLFFDFLKKKMQCFNKTQITQIQMEFLNCVSRQEAAEQDGKD from the exons atGTCCTCGTCGACGTCAGAGCGCAAGCGCTACCACAAGGACAACGCGCCCACGGATGACATCCTTACGCTGATCAACCTGGTGCGCCAGAATCCGGCCCTCTACAACTACAAACTGCAGCCCAACCAGCGACGCCGCTCAGATGTCCTCAACGGATGGCAGGAGGTCGCCCAGCAGATAGGAA ACAAGTACACGGTGCAGGAGGTGCGTCGCAAGTGGAAGAATCTGCGGGACACGTTCCACCAGTACCGTCTCCGCACGCCCAAGTACATCGAGGGCCGGCTGTCCAAGTGGCGCTACGCCAAGGAGCTGGACTTCCTGTCGACGGTGTACCAGCCCAAGCTGAAATCGCACCGCAACACGCAGAGCAACTATGAGACGAGTGggggaggcggcggcggtggaggcgtTGGTGGCGCCAATAGCACCAGTTTGCCCATTGGGGCGATGCTGCATTTGAAACAGCACGtggacgatgacgacgacgaggtGGTGGACGATGACGGACAGTCGGATCACGATACCGCCACACTCTCCTCGCATCACGGCGCCTCGCAGATCACGCTGGTCAGCGATGAGGCGGAGACCTTCATCCTGACCGCCTACGAGGAGGGCGTTTCGGATGACACTGTAtcgcagcaccaccatcaccatcatcatggccatcaccagcagcagcatcaccaccagccgcatcaccatcaccaccatcatcatcagtcGCAGCACGACGGCAGCATCTCCAGCATTGAGCTCTCCCAGATTGCCCACGACGACGATGTGGTCGATGATgtcgatgacgacgatgatgtCGTGGACCACGACGGTCAGATGGACATTGTGAAGCACGAGCTGGACGAGGACGGCGCCACAGGAGCCGAGGTCGACTACGAAGAGGTGTGCCTGTACGAGGAGGCCAGCGGTGCACATGTGGATTGCGAAATGGGTGTGGGCGACGCCGTGGACGGCGGTAGCGATGTTACCCACGGCAAGGGCTTCCACTACATCGATGCCCACGAGTTTTGCATATCGGACATTGAGTCGCAGACAGTTCGCTCCAGCCAGCATCAGTTCACGACCAGCGGTGGATCGGGCAATGCCTCGAATAGTGTCCTGGCCGGTGGGACTGTGGTGGCCGATGGCAAGCTAAAGAATCTCACGCTGGTCACCACCACATCTACGGCGGCTGGGGGCGGTGGATCAACTAATCGTCATGATTCTTCGGTGTCAACGCAGCAGATTTCCCTGGTGGATGTAACCGAGGCGACCAGTACCAGTGTGACGATTTCCAGCACGCCAGCCATTTCTCTGAATGCGGCCACCGTGACCAcaacgccagcagcagcgctgTGCAACACCACATCCTTCACATCCACGCCGACGGCCACGATCCTTCAGTTGCCCTCCCTGAGCTGCGGATCTGGCCAGCCATTGGCCGTTAGTGCGGCGGCCAGCAGCTCTAACAATCTcatcaaggaggaggagctgcaccagcagcaacaggtggCTAAGGCTCTGGCCAAGCGGGATGAGCTTGATCTGTTCTTCGACTTTCTCAAAAAGAAGATGCAGTGCTTCAACAAGACACAGATCACGCAAATTCAGATGGAGTTCCTCAACTGTGTCAGTCGGCAGGAGGCGGCCGAGCAGGATGGCAAGGATTAG
- the LOC122624389 gene encoding pyruvate dehydrogenase [acetyl-transferring]-phosphatase 1, mitochondrial isoform X2 produces the protein MGAVVNLVLRENEFVYNFPVDGVIRSYETNQLGSNSPCEDSRTEASLLHRNGFICGIFDGHAGAACGQVVSKRLLRYVSAATLPRQVLQEQMKQGADSQSFLKCHNDNVDFVSEIKPIYEASFLKYIKQLTETPQRDVSSELINAFLQLDNGLSQEALASSDVRTMSVALSGAVACLVHIEGLQMHVASTGDCGAVLGVLDPQTQQWQPKKLNIEHNADNMSEVRRILAEHPKEEQETVIRNGRLLSQLAPLRAFGDFRYKWSLDIMQQKVLPMFGEQAMAPNYYTPPYLTARPDVQQHELGPNDKFLVIASDGLWDFLSPSEVVSLVGEHINSKKILEPMRLPEGDTTLQQISDQLAERKAGLTRKPVDQNAATHLIRHALGATDYGIEHSKISYYLTLPKDVVRLYRDDITITVIYFNSEHIAQLHTEVDQTGVTAPVA, from the exons ATGGGAGCCGTG GTTAACCTAGTTCTAAGGGAGAACGAGTTCGTTTACAACTTCCCCGTGGACGGAGTCATCCGCAGCTATGAAACAAATCAGCTGGGATCCAACTCGCCCTGCGAGGATTCCCGCACGGAGGCCAGTTTGCTGCACCGCAACGGCTTCATTTGTGGCATCTTCGACGGCCATGCGGGAGCAGCCTGTGGCCAAGTGGTGTCCAAGCGACTGCTGCGCTATGTTTCGGCGGCCACCTTGCCACGCCAGGTGCTTCAGGAGCAGATGAAGCAGGGTGCCGATAGCCAGTCGTTCCTCAAATGCCACAACGACAACGTGGACTTCGTCAGCGAGATCAAGCCCATTTACGAGGCCAGTTTCCTCAAGTACATCAAGCAATTGACGGAGACACCGCAGCGGGATGTGTCCAGTGAACTGATCAACGCCTTCCTCCAGCTGGACAACGGGCTTTCCCAGGAGGCTCTGGCCAGCAGCGATGTGCGCACCATGAGCGTAGCACTTTCTG GTGCCGTTGCCTGTTTGGTTCACATTGAGGGACTGCAGATGCACGTGGCCAGCACGGGTGACTGTGGCGCCGTGTTGGGCGTCCTCGATCCCCAGAcgcagcagtggcagccaaaGAAGCTCAACATCGAGCACAATGCCGACAATATGTCCGAGGTGCGCCGCATTCTGGCCGAGCATcccaaggaggagcaggagacgGTGATCCGAAATGGCAGGCTGCTGAGCCAGCTGGCGCCGTTGCGTGCCTTTGGGGACTTTCGCTACAAGTGGTCCCTGGACATAATGCAGCAGAAGGTGCTGCCGATGTTCGGCGAGCAGGCAATGGCGCCGAATTACTACACGCCACCGTACCTAACCGCCCGCCCCGATGTCCAGCAACACGAATTGGGGCCCAACGATAAGTTTCTAGTCATCGCCAGCGACGGCCTGTGGGATTTCCTATCGCCCAGCGAGGTGGTCAGCTTGGTGGGGGAGCACATCAACTCCAAAAAGATCCTCGAACCGATGCGCCTGCCGGAAGGCGACACAACGCTGCAGCAAATCTCCGATCAGCTGGCCGAGAGGAA GGCTGGTCTCACCCGCAAACCCGTGGATCAGAACGCGGCCACGCATCTCATCCGGCATGCATTGGGCGCCACCGACTATGGGATTGAGCACTCCAAGATCTCGTACTATTTGACGCTGCCCAAGGACGTGGTGCGTCTGTATCGCGACGACATCACAATCACTGTCATCTACTTTAACTCGGAGCACATTGCCCAGCTGCACACCGAGGTGGATCAAACGGGGGTCACTGCGCCGGTAGCGTGA
- the LOC122624389 gene encoding pyruvate dehydrogenase [acetyl-transferring]-phosphatase 1, mitochondrial isoform X1 — protein MFKFVLHDAATYVRSNVREFSLNALRLLPQLPQLSPYDVNLVLRENEFVYNFPVDGVIRSYETNQLGSNSPCEDSRTEASLLHRNGFICGIFDGHAGAACGQVVSKRLLRYVSAATLPRQVLQEQMKQGADSQSFLKCHNDNVDFVSEIKPIYEASFLKYIKQLTETPQRDVSSELINAFLQLDNGLSQEALASSDVRTMSVALSGAVACLVHIEGLQMHVASTGDCGAVLGVLDPQTQQWQPKKLNIEHNADNMSEVRRILAEHPKEEQETVIRNGRLLSQLAPLRAFGDFRYKWSLDIMQQKVLPMFGEQAMAPNYYTPPYLTARPDVQQHELGPNDKFLVIASDGLWDFLSPSEVVSLVGEHINSKKILEPMRLPEGDTTLQQISDQLAERKAGLTRKPVDQNAATHLIRHALGATDYGIEHSKISYYLTLPKDVVRLYRDDITITVIYFNSEHIAQLHTEVDQTGVTAPVA, from the exons ATGTTCAAGTTCGTGCTGCACGACGCCGCCACCTACGTGCGATCCAATGTGCGGGAGTTCAGTCTGAATGCACTGCGCCTACTGCCGCAACTGCCTCAATTGAGTCCATACGAT GTTAACCTAGTTCTAAGGGAGAACGAGTTCGTTTACAACTTCCCCGTGGACGGAGTCATCCGCAGCTATGAAACAAATCAGCTGGGATCCAACTCGCCCTGCGAGGATTCCCGCACGGAGGCCAGTTTGCTGCACCGCAACGGCTTCATTTGTGGCATCTTCGACGGCCATGCGGGAGCAGCCTGTGGCCAAGTGGTGTCCAAGCGACTGCTGCGCTATGTTTCGGCGGCCACCTTGCCACGCCAGGTGCTTCAGGAGCAGATGAAGCAGGGTGCCGATAGCCAGTCGTTCCTCAAATGCCACAACGACAACGTGGACTTCGTCAGCGAGATCAAGCCCATTTACGAGGCCAGTTTCCTCAAGTACATCAAGCAATTGACGGAGACACCGCAGCGGGATGTGTCCAGTGAACTGATCAACGCCTTCCTCCAGCTGGACAACGGGCTTTCCCAGGAGGCTCTGGCCAGCAGCGATGTGCGCACCATGAGCGTAGCACTTTCTG GTGCCGTTGCCTGTTTGGTTCACATTGAGGGACTGCAGATGCACGTGGCCAGCACGGGTGACTGTGGCGCCGTGTTGGGCGTCCTCGATCCCCAGAcgcagcagtggcagccaaaGAAGCTCAACATCGAGCACAATGCCGACAATATGTCCGAGGTGCGCCGCATTCTGGCCGAGCATcccaaggaggagcaggagacgGTGATCCGAAATGGCAGGCTGCTGAGCCAGCTGGCGCCGTTGCGTGCCTTTGGGGACTTTCGCTACAAGTGGTCCCTGGACATAATGCAGCAGAAGGTGCTGCCGATGTTCGGCGAGCAGGCAATGGCGCCGAATTACTACACGCCACCGTACCTAACCGCCCGCCCCGATGTCCAGCAACACGAATTGGGGCCCAACGATAAGTTTCTAGTCATCGCCAGCGACGGCCTGTGGGATTTCCTATCGCCCAGCGAGGTGGTCAGCTTGGTGGGGGAGCACATCAACTCCAAAAAGATCCTCGAACCGATGCGCCTGCCGGAAGGCGACACAACGCTGCAGCAAATCTCCGATCAGCTGGCCGAGAGGAA GGCTGGTCTCACCCGCAAACCCGTGGATCAGAACGCGGCCACGCATCTCATCCGGCATGCATTGGGCGCCACCGACTATGGGATTGAGCACTCCAAGATCTCGTACTATTTGACGCTGCCCAAGGACGTGGTGCGTCTGTATCGCGACGACATCACAATCACTGTCATCTACTTTAACTCGGAGCACATTGCCCAGCTGCACACCGAGGTGGATCAAACGGGGGTCACTGCGCCGGTAGCGTGA
- the LOC122624389 gene encoding pyruvate dehydrogenase [acetyl-transferring]-phosphatase 1, mitochondrial isoform X3, with protein sequence MGAVNLVLRENEFVYNFPVDGVIRSYETNQLGSNSPCEDSRTEASLLHRNGFICGIFDGHAGAACGQVVSKRLLRYVSAATLPRQVLQEQMKQGADSQSFLKCHNDNVDFVSEIKPIYEASFLKYIKQLTETPQRDVSSELINAFLQLDNGLSQEALASSDVRTMSVALSGAVACLVHIEGLQMHVASTGDCGAVLGVLDPQTQQWQPKKLNIEHNADNMSEVRRILAEHPKEEQETVIRNGRLLSQLAPLRAFGDFRYKWSLDIMQQKVLPMFGEQAMAPNYYTPPYLTARPDVQQHELGPNDKFLVIASDGLWDFLSPSEVVSLVGEHINSKKILEPMRLPEGDTTLQQISDQLAERKAGLTRKPVDQNAATHLIRHALGATDYGIEHSKISYYLTLPKDVVRLYRDDITITVIYFNSEHIAQLHTEVDQTGVTAPVA encoded by the exons ATGGGAGCC GTTAACCTAGTTCTAAGGGAGAACGAGTTCGTTTACAACTTCCCCGTGGACGGAGTCATCCGCAGCTATGAAACAAATCAGCTGGGATCCAACTCGCCCTGCGAGGATTCCCGCACGGAGGCCAGTTTGCTGCACCGCAACGGCTTCATTTGTGGCATCTTCGACGGCCATGCGGGAGCAGCCTGTGGCCAAGTGGTGTCCAAGCGACTGCTGCGCTATGTTTCGGCGGCCACCTTGCCACGCCAGGTGCTTCAGGAGCAGATGAAGCAGGGTGCCGATAGCCAGTCGTTCCTCAAATGCCACAACGACAACGTGGACTTCGTCAGCGAGATCAAGCCCATTTACGAGGCCAGTTTCCTCAAGTACATCAAGCAATTGACGGAGACACCGCAGCGGGATGTGTCCAGTGAACTGATCAACGCCTTCCTCCAGCTGGACAACGGGCTTTCCCAGGAGGCTCTGGCCAGCAGCGATGTGCGCACCATGAGCGTAGCACTTTCTG GTGCCGTTGCCTGTTTGGTTCACATTGAGGGACTGCAGATGCACGTGGCCAGCACGGGTGACTGTGGCGCCGTGTTGGGCGTCCTCGATCCCCAGAcgcagcagtggcagccaaaGAAGCTCAACATCGAGCACAATGCCGACAATATGTCCGAGGTGCGCCGCATTCTGGCCGAGCATcccaaggaggagcaggagacgGTGATCCGAAATGGCAGGCTGCTGAGCCAGCTGGCGCCGTTGCGTGCCTTTGGGGACTTTCGCTACAAGTGGTCCCTGGACATAATGCAGCAGAAGGTGCTGCCGATGTTCGGCGAGCAGGCAATGGCGCCGAATTACTACACGCCACCGTACCTAACCGCCCGCCCCGATGTCCAGCAACACGAATTGGGGCCCAACGATAAGTTTCTAGTCATCGCCAGCGACGGCCTGTGGGATTTCCTATCGCCCAGCGAGGTGGTCAGCTTGGTGGGGGAGCACATCAACTCCAAAAAGATCCTCGAACCGATGCGCCTGCCGGAAGGCGACACAACGCTGCAGCAAATCTCCGATCAGCTGGCCGAGAGGAA GGCTGGTCTCACCCGCAAACCCGTGGATCAGAACGCGGCCACGCATCTCATCCGGCATGCATTGGGCGCCACCGACTATGGGATTGAGCACTCCAAGATCTCGTACTATTTGACGCTGCCCAAGGACGTGGTGCGTCTGTATCGCGACGACATCACAATCACTGTCATCTACTTTAACTCGGAGCACATTGCCCAGCTGCACACCGAGGTGGATCAAACGGGGGTCACTGCGCCGGTAGCGTGA